From Butyricimonas paravirosa, one genomic window encodes:
- a CDS encoding DUF452 family protein: MKRKWITKEGNRVLTLFFCGWGMDERTVQHVGGIGDLLLFYDYRDISGEDAPEVEGYESVRVVAWSMGVWAASVLLSRWNIPVSCRVAINGTERPVDEYYGIHPKIYLLTERGMTEQGRDKFFARMLSGKEEMERFEENRPCRAIDEQRDELRLIREQSAREMPEMHWDRVYVSEEDVIFPVENQRNWWGNRVEIITLPGGHYPFYVLDNWEKIWK, encoded by the coding sequence ATGAAAAGGAAATGGATTACTAAAGAGGGAAACCGGGTGCTCACGTTATTTTTTTGCGGTTGGGGTATGGATGAACGTACCGTGCAACACGTGGGAGGGATAGGTGATTTGCTTTTGTTCTACGATTACCGGGATATTTCCGGGGAGGATGCACCGGAGGTTGAGGGGTACGAGAGTGTCCGGGTCGTGGCTTGGTCGATGGGTGTGTGGGCAGCATCGGTGTTATTGAGCCGTTGGAATATTCCGGTTTCCTGCCGGGTGGCTATCAACGGGACAGAACGCCCGGTGGATGAGTATTACGGGATTCATCCCAAGATATATTTGCTGACCGAACGGGGCATGACCGAACAAGGAAGAGACAAGTTCTTTGCCCGTATGCTTTCCGGGAAGGAAGAAATGGAACGTTTCGAGGAAAACAGGCCTTGCAGGGCTATTGATGAGCAAAGGGACGAATTGCGACTTATCCGGGAGCAGTCGGCACGGGAAATGCCCGAAATGCACTGGGACCGGGTTTATGTTTCCGAGGAGGATGTTATCTTCCCGGTGGAAAATCAACGGAATTGGTGGGGGAATCGTGTCGAGATTATTACGCTACCGGGGGGACATTACCCGTTTTACGTGTTAGATAATTGGGAAAAGATATGGAAATAA
- the bioC gene encoding malonyl-ACP O-methyltransferase BioC produces MEINKEEVEQRFRRSRVSYNDNARVQKMVVDRMVPMILSSVERVPEKILEIGCGTGLLTSQLQRTFPSDGLYLNDLVEELCYHAATVNHVPLKHCFPGDVEKLFLPLSFDLIASASTFQWFTTPEETFKKLSKRLEQRGVLVFSTFGKFNLREIRLTTGGGLDYRNKEELEKMLKPYFEIELIEEEFHMLEFDTPLAVLQHLKKTGVNVSGDSTIWTKGRVDAFIKDYNARFAIDGKVALTYHPLYFVCRRK; encoded by the coding sequence ATGGAAATAAATAAAGAAGAGGTAGAACAGCGTTTTAGGCGGAGTCGGGTCAGTTACAATGACAATGCGCGAGTGCAGAAAATGGTCGTTGATCGGATGGTTCCCATGATTTTGTCATCCGTGGAGCGTGTGCCGGAGAAGATATTGGAGATCGGTTGCGGTACGGGTTTGTTGACCTCGCAACTGCAACGAACTTTTCCGAGTGACGGGTTGTACTTGAACGATCTGGTGGAGGAGTTGTGTTATCATGCGGCGACGGTTAATCATGTGCCGCTGAAGCATTGTTTCCCGGGGGATGTGGAGAAGTTGTTTTTGCCCCTTAGTTTTGATCTGATTGCTTCTGCGTCCACTTTTCAGTGGTTTACGACTCCGGAAGAAACGTTCAAGAAATTATCCAAGCGATTGGAGCAAAGGGGAGTGTTGGTGTTCAGTACCTTTGGGAAATTTAACTTGCGTGAAATTCGACTGACCACGGGGGGCGGGCTTGATTATCGGAATAAGGAAGAACTGGAAAAGATGCTGAAACCTTACTTCGAAATCGAATTGATAGAGGAAGAATTTCATATGCTTGAATTTGATACCCCGTTAGCGGTACTCCAACATCTGAAAAAGACGGGGGTGAATGTTTCAGGTGATTCGACAATCTGGACGAAAGGACGGGTGGATGCCTTTATCAAGGACTATAACGCCCGCTTTGCCATTGACGGAAAGGTTGCCCTAACTTACCATCCGCTTTATTTTGTGTGCAGGAGGAAATGA
- the bioD gene encoding dethiobiotin synthase has product MNKVVYFVSGIDTDAGKSVVTGLLARSLRKRGVNVITQKFIQTGWVGISEDILKHREIMGIEPQPVDKDGTTCPYVMTYPASPHLAAEIDKVTLDMERITVSTRKLDALYDMVLLEGAGGLYVPVTRDYFTIDYIQEHDYPLILVASSKLGSINHTLMSLELCRMRGIKVVCLVYNRFPNDSEWITNDSITIFKHYLKQYFPSTALIEVPVVHGTDYPDVDVSALEGRR; this is encoded by the coding sequence ATCAATAAGGTGGTATATTTTGTAAGTGGAATAGATACAGATGCCGGAAAGTCGGTGGTGACCGGGTTACTGGCTCGCTCTTTGAGAAAGAGAGGGGTAAACGTGATTACCCAGAAGTTTATACAGACGGGATGGGTCGGTATATCAGAGGATATTCTGAAACACCGGGAGATTATGGGAATCGAACCGCAACCTGTGGATAAGGACGGGACGACGTGTCCTTACGTGATGACGTATCCGGCCTCGCCTCATTTGGCGGCGGAGATTGATAAGGTGACGCTGGATATGGAGCGGATTACGGTTTCAACCCGTAAACTGGATGCTTTGTACGATATGGTGTTGCTGGAGGGAGCCGGGGGACTGTACGTGCCTGTTACTAGGGATTATTTCACGATAGATTATATTCAGGAGCATGATTATCCTTTGATTCTCGTGGCGTCTTCCAAACTGGGAAGTATTAACCACACGCTGATGAGCCTAGAGCTTTGCCGTATGCGGGGAATTAAGGTGGTGTGTCTCGTGTACAATCGTTTCCCGAATGATAGTGAGTGGATCACGAATGATTCGATTACGATATTCAAACATTACTTGAAACAATATTTCCCGTCGACAGCGTTGATTGAGGTTCCTGTGGTACACGGAACCGATTATCCGGACGTGGATGTCAGTGCGTTGGAGGGTAGAAGATGA
- a CDS encoding peptidase U32 family protein, which translates to MRRVELLSPAKNVDVAIAAINNGADAVYIGGPAFGARKAVGNSLEDIEKAVCYAHRFYCRVFVTLNTILYDEELPEVERLIHSLYRIGVDAIIVQDPAILKLDLPPIALHASTQMHNYDLERIKFLDRLGFQRIVLARELSLEQLREIRREVKAELEYFVHGALCVSLSGQCYMSHYLTKRSANRGECAQACRMQWTVEDDAGKVVLKDKYVLSLKDLNLSAHLSELVEVGIDSFKIEGRLKEADYVANVTSYYSGRLDEIVARNEDLARVGAGYVKAGFEADPERSFNRGYTDYFFVQRKTGMVNMDSPKSMGKKVAMVKQVKGNQMWVELLEPVHNADGLCYFDGRELRGVKVNTAEGNRLTCNERLNVKPGTLLYRNYDHEFVTRLAKGTSVRKIKVKVDVYAEDARLVLVATDENGVSVMVRSDETFEVATNPVQMERVVGQLRKSGDTEYDCCEVEYHDETVLFIPSSVVNGYRRQLLDALSREREVQRERWMQEPLNRDVKYTGSADWRLNVVNRLATEFYREHGVETVEPGFEKENRRSGREVMTTRYCLLFELGMCRKTGKDKALKFPLYLSNNLGRFRLEFDCKNCFMKVLSI; encoded by the coding sequence ATGAGAAGAGTGGAACTACTTTCCCCGGCAAAGAATGTTGATGTGGCGATTGCCGCTATCAATAACGGTGCGGATGCTGTGTATATCGGCGGTCCGGCTTTCGGTGCCCGGAAAGCGGTAGGGAACAGTCTGGAGGACATTGAGAAGGCAGTGTGCTATGCACATCGGTTTTATTGCCGGGTATTTGTCACGCTGAACACGATTCTTTATGACGAGGAGTTGCCGGAGGTAGAACGATTGATTCACAGCCTGTACCGGATCGGTGTGGATGCTATTATCGTGCAGGACCCGGCCATACTGAAGTTGGATTTGCCACCGATAGCGTTGCACGCCAGCACACAGATGCATAATTATGATCTGGAGCGTATCAAGTTTCTCGATCGGTTAGGGTTCCAACGTATCGTGTTGGCGCGGGAATTGTCACTGGAACAATTACGGGAGATTCGCCGGGAAGTGAAAGCCGAGCTGGAGTATTTCGTTCACGGGGCCTTGTGTGTCAGTTTAAGCGGACAATGCTATATGTCACATTACTTGACGAAACGATCGGCTAACCGGGGCGAGTGTGCCCAAGCCTGCCGGATGCAGTGGACGGTGGAGGATGATGCGGGAAAGGTGGTGCTGAAGGATAAGTATGTACTTTCGCTGAAGGATTTGAACTTATCGGCTCATTTGTCGGAGTTGGTTGAAGTAGGCATTGATTCTTTCAAGATCGAGGGACGGTTGAAGGAGGCGGATTACGTGGCAAATGTCACGAGTTATTACTCCGGCCGTCTGGATGAAATTGTGGCTCGCAATGAGGATTTGGCACGAGTGGGTGCCGGATACGTGAAGGCCGGTTTCGAGGCTGATCCCGAGCGGAGTTTTAACCGGGGATACACGGACTACTTCTTCGTGCAGAGGAAAACGGGTATGGTGAACATGGATTCCCCGAAGTCGATGGGGAAGAAGGTGGCTATGGTGAAGCAAGTGAAGGGAAATCAGATGTGGGTGGAGTTGCTGGAACCCGTGCATAACGCTGATGGGTTGTGTTACTTTGATGGCCGGGAATTGCGGGGTGTGAAGGTGAACACGGCCGAGGGAAATCGTCTGACTTGTAACGAGAGATTGAACGTGAAACCGGGAACGTTGTTGTACCGGAATTATGACCACGAGTTTGTAACACGTCTTGCTAAAGGGACTTCCGTGCGAAAGATTAAAGTGAAGGTTGACGTGTATGCGGAGGATGCCCGGCTGGTATTGGTAGCCACGGACGAGAATGGGGTTTCCGTGATGGTACGGAGTGACGAGACGTTCGAGGTGGCCACGAATCCCGTGCAGATGGAACGTGTGGTAGGGCAATTGCGGAAAAGCGGGGATACGGAGTACGATTGTTGCGAGGTGGAATATCACGATGAAACGGTGCTTTTCATTCCTTCTTCCGTGGTGAATGGCTATCGTCGGCAATTGCTGGATGCCTTGAGCCGGGAACGGGAGGTGCAACGGGAGAGATGGATGCAGGAGCCTTTGAACCGGGATGTGAAGTATACCGGGAGTGCCGACTGGCGGCTGAACGTGGTGAACCGTCTCGCGACGGAGTTCTATCGGGAGCATGGCGTGGAGACGGTTGAACCGGGATTCGAGAAGGAAAACAGGCGGAGTGGCCGGGAAGTAATGACTACCCGCTATTGCTTGTTGTTCGAGCTGGGGATGTGTCGTAAGACGGGGAAGGATAAGGCGTTGAAATTTCCGTTGTATCTTTCCAACAATTTGGGACGGTTCCGGCTTGAATTCGATTGTAAGAATTGTTTCATGAAGGTGTTATCTATTTAA
- a CDS encoding DMT family transporter, producing MQWILLVCAGLLEIGWPLGFKLAGLHQKYFYHFIALSVVSMGLSGFLLYLAQKSIPIGTAYVIWTGIGAVGTVLLGIFFFHDSTNIYRLLFVFLILTGVVGLKLVH from the coding sequence ATGCAATGGATTTTACTAGTATGTGCCGGATTATTGGAAATCGGCTGGCCCCTCGGCTTTAAACTTGCCGGATTACACCAGAAATACTTCTACCACTTCATCGCCCTTTCCGTGGTCTCCATGGGGCTGAGCGGGTTTCTGCTCTATCTGGCACAAAAGAGTATCCCCATCGGCACGGCATACGTCATCTGGACCGGAATCGGTGCAGTCGGTACCGTGCTATTGGGAATTTTCTTTTTCCATGACTCGACGAACATATATCGTCTCCTTTTCGTGTTCCTGATCCTGACGGGAGTTGTCGGGCTGAAACTAGTGCATTAA
- a CDS encoding Crp/Fnr family transcriptional regulator — MIDENVLERLKPYLTEVSYPKGYVLFNNEKLERNIYFIKRGMARAFIEADGREVTIWFGQEGDVIISARGYVYGEKGYETMVLLEDSELYRVSGKDLQDLYCNDIVICNWARRLIEREFVRTEHHLIANLSEPAADRYMQLLREKPEILRRVQLQHIASFLGISSEHLSRIRAITKNRTK, encoded by the coding sequence ATGATTGATGAAAACGTGTTGGAACGCTTGAAACCCTACCTGACGGAAGTGAGTTACCCGAAAGGGTATGTTTTGTTCAACAACGAGAAGTTGGAGAGAAATATCTACTTTATCAAGCGGGGGATGGCGAGGGCGTTTATTGAGGCTGATGGCCGGGAGGTCACGATCTGGTTCGGACAGGAGGGAGACGTGATTATATCTGCCAGGGGATACGTGTACGGGGAGAAAGGTTACGAGACTATGGTGCTTTTGGAAGATTCGGAACTCTACCGGGTGAGTGGGAAGGATTTACAAGATTTGTATTGTAACGATATTGTTATTTGTAACTGGGCAAGGCGATTGATTGAGCGGGAATTTGTGAGGACAGAACACCATCTGATTGCCAACCTCTCGGAACCTGCGGCCGATAGGTATATGCAGTTATTGCGGGAAAAACCGGAGATACTGCGTCGGGTGCAGTTGCAGCATATTGCGTCTTTCTTGGGGATTTCCTCGGAACATCTGAGCCGGATTCGGGCGATCACTAAAAACAGAACGAAGTAA
- a CDS encoding clostripain-related cysteine peptidase, which yields MRIIQYIGVILFFFLVSCEKDNVEPQKTRTLMVYLAGDNNLSGHMQKNISSMMSAWKKSYNANIVIYFDAPNAAPELYTFRFKGKEVEKQVLKTYEEMDSADPEVLKKILNEMQDLYPSDSYGLILGSHASGWIPSGGFGRSNRMLYAEPVLTRSFGTDYTGPSQMDTRDMAKAIPFNKENLEFILFDACLMSSIEVLYDLRDKAKYVIASPAELPAPGFPYNRVMPYFWGKGTNLEKDLVKVCDEFWDYYNTYNATNRFGTIALIKMDGMEHLFDLTREILQGKKDYVADIYQKAVYCYPMVEYSKYDRFFDLGEYMKYMTEGREGLYKEYRDFLDNQVVIYKNVTNPFYYISIPEEKFSGIATYIPLSIWPTETNAYWGFSWSGVYDAVTE from the coding sequence ATGCGAATTATTCAATATATCGGTGTGATTCTTTTCTTTTTCCTCGTGTCCTGCGAGAAAGATAACGTGGAACCACAGAAGACAAGGACGTTGATGGTTTACTTGGCGGGAGATAATAATCTTTCGGGGCATATGCAAAAGAATATCAGTTCCATGATGTCCGCTTGGAAGAAGAGTTATAATGCGAATATCGTGATCTATTTTGATGCTCCCAATGCTGCACCGGAGCTTTACACGTTCCGATTTAAAGGAAAAGAGGTGGAGAAACAAGTACTAAAAACGTATGAGGAGATGGATTCTGCGGATCCGGAAGTTCTGAAAAAGATATTGAATGAGATGCAGGATTTATACCCATCAGATTCGTATGGTTTAATTCTTGGTTCACATGCTTCAGGGTGGATTCCTTCAGGGGGATTTGGTCGGAGTAATCGGATGTTATATGCAGAGCCAGTGCTGACCCGGAGTTTCGGCACGGACTATACCGGGCCAAGCCAAATGGATACACGAGATATGGCAAAGGCAATTCCTTTCAATAAGGAGAATCTGGAATTTATCCTGTTCGATGCTTGTCTAATGTCTTCCATTGAAGTGCTTTATGATTTGCGGGACAAGGCTAAATACGTGATTGCCTCTCCGGCTGAACTTCCGGCACCGGGTTTCCCTTATAACCGGGTGATGCCTTATTTCTGGGGGAAGGGGACGAATTTGGAAAAGGATTTGGTGAAAGTGTGTGATGAATTTTGGGATTATTATAACACGTATAATGCCACTAATCGATTTGGTACGATTGCTTTAATAAAGATGGATGGGATGGAGCATTTATTTGATCTTACTCGTGAGATCTTGCAAGGGAAGAAGGATTACGTGGCTGATATATATCAGAAAGCTGTTTATTGTTATCCTATGGTGGAATACTCCAAGTATGATAGATTTTTTGACTTGGGAGAATATATGAAGTATATGACTGAGGGAAGAGAAGGACTTTACAAGGAGTATCGTGATTTTTTGGATAATCAGGTTGTTATCTATAAAAATGTAACGAATCCATTTTATTATATATCAATACCGGAGGAAAAATTTAGCGGGATTGCAACTTACATACCACTCAGTATATGGCCTACCGAGACAAACGCTTATTGGGGATTTTCCTGGTCGGGTGTCTATGATGCGGTAACGGAATAA
- a CDS encoding M20 family metallopeptidase: MQEDTFYQIRRELHQHPELSGHEARTARFVEDKLQVFHPTKVIRHVGGHGLLVEYFFSEDGPTVLFRADMDAVAVQEPDDIPHHSQTPGVAHKCGHDGHTTILLRFARMLSEHPLTKGRVLLLFQPAEENGTGSKAVLDTKVLEYYQIDKAFALHNIPGYPLHAVLCKEGSFTCAVVSVSITLTGKTSHAAEPQKGISPIPAMLTIVDELSRWNNTDMQSDDYFLSTIVEIHVGEEAYGVSAGNGVIRATLRAKTDKLLHQHAEQLKNLVATECERTPGLQHEMEWLEPFSANENDPQSVSLVKNATIRNNLPYIELQTPFSWGEDFGLFTQQYKGAMFGLGSGENCAPLHSPQYDFSDEVIETGAILFYTIAEENQGL; the protein is encoded by the coding sequence ATGCAAGAAGATACTTTTTATCAAATACGCCGTGAGCTACACCAACACCCCGAACTCTCGGGCCACGAAGCACGGACGGCCCGTTTCGTCGAGGATAAATTACAGGTATTCCACCCGACCAAAGTCATTCGCCACGTGGGCGGCCACGGGCTGCTCGTTGAATACTTCTTTTCAGAAGACGGCCCCACTGTCCTGTTCCGGGCAGATATGGATGCCGTCGCTGTACAGGAACCGGACGATATACCCCACCATTCACAGACCCCGGGAGTGGCGCACAAATGCGGCCACGACGGCCACACCACCATACTACTCCGGTTTGCTCGAATGCTGTCAGAACATCCGTTGACAAAAGGACGTGTACTGCTACTTTTCCAACCGGCAGAAGAGAACGGTACAGGCTCAAAAGCCGTGCTAGACACGAAAGTACTGGAGTATTACCAGATAGATAAGGCATTTGCCCTACACAACATACCGGGCTACCCGTTGCACGCCGTTCTCTGCAAGGAAGGTAGTTTCACGTGTGCCGTGGTGAGCGTTTCCATCACGCTCACGGGAAAAACCTCACACGCCGCTGAACCACAGAAAGGTATCAGCCCTATTCCCGCCATGCTCACGATTGTTGATGAGTTATCACGCTGGAATAACACCGATATGCAATCCGACGACTACTTTCTCTCTACCATAGTAGAAATACACGTCGGGGAAGAGGCATACGGAGTATCGGCAGGAAACGGTGTGATCCGGGCCACGCTTCGAGCCAAGACCGACAAACTGCTACACCAACACGCCGAGCAACTGAAAAATCTGGTAGCCACCGAGTGCGAACGTACTCCCGGCTTGCAACACGAGATGGAATGGTTGGAACCGTTCTCTGCCAATGAAAACGACCCGCAGTCCGTAAGTCTGGTAAAAAATGCGACCATTCGCAACAATTTACCATACATAGAATTACAGACTCCATTCAGCTGGGGCGAAGACTTCGGCTTATTCACACAGCAATATAAAGGAGCCATGTTCGGTCTGGGTTCCGGGGAAAACTGCGCCCCGCTCCACTCCCCGCAGTATGACTTCTCAGACGAAGTGATTGAAACAGGAGCAATCCTGTTTTACACGATCGCCGAAGAAAATCAGGGACTATGA
- a CDS encoding DUF2157 domain-containing protein, which yields MKLNKSQGDLLKRVIERWEADGTIDVSTADRLKGSYTVRSFEWKELAKYSFWIAIVCGVIAVVSVLADHLIMDLLERLFLSSYSLVSGVFAVGAALVYYWGWRRRKRMPYKVFSNETILFLGVLLTAVSVGYLGAAMDNGSGHFSLLFLLAAVIYAVLGFYFSSVQVWVFALLSLGAWYGAETGYLSDWGNHFLGLNYPQRYVAFGGLLVACRFLLVGKKWFTTFDYSTYVVGMLYLFISLWFLSIFGNSESWIRWYSTKQVELWAWNLLILFGSVVAIFVGLKRDDAVARGFGITFFLLGIYTLYFSLLWDVMHAGLFFFILAVSFWLLGRKAERVWNLEFLRDPKKPNDDIN from the coding sequence ATGAAGTTAAATAAGTCGCAAGGGGATTTGTTGAAACGGGTGATCGAGCGATGGGAGGCGGACGGCACGATTGACGTGAGTACGGCGGATCGGTTGAAGGGAAGTTACACGGTGCGTTCTTTCGAGTGGAAGGAGTTGGCGAAGTACTCGTTTTGGATTGCCATCGTGTGCGGGGTGATCGCCGTGGTGTCGGTGTTGGCGGATCATTTGATCATGGATTTGCTTGAAAGATTGTTTCTTTCTTCTTATTCTTTGGTCAGCGGCGTGTTTGCCGTGGGAGCAGCCTTGGTGTATTACTGGGGTTGGCGACGACGGAAACGGATGCCTTACAAGGTTTTCAGTAACGAGACGATTCTTTTTTTGGGCGTGTTGCTGACGGCCGTCTCGGTCGGTTACTTGGGGGCGGCTATGGATAACGGGAGCGGGCATTTTTCATTGCTTTTCCTGCTGGCGGCGGTGATTTATGCCGTGCTGGGCTTTTACTTTTCGTCGGTGCAGGTGTGGGTGTTTGCCTTGTTGTCGCTGGGAGCGTGGTACGGGGCCGAGACAGGGTATCTGAGTGACTGGGGCAATCATTTTCTAGGCCTGAATTACCCGCAGCGTTACGTGGCTTTCGGGGGATTGCTGGTAGCGTGTCGTTTTTTGCTGGTCGGAAAGAAGTGGTTCACGACTTTTGATTACTCTACATACGTGGTGGGAATGCTTTACCTGTTTATCTCGTTGTGGTTTCTTTCCATATTCGGGAATTCGGAAAGCTGGATTCGCTGGTATTCCACGAAACAGGTGGAGTTGTGGGCTTGGAATTTGCTGATCCTTTTCGGTTCGGTAGTGGCTATATTTGTAGGTTTGAAACGGGATGATGCCGTTGCCCGTGGGTTCGGGATCACTTTTTTTCTGTTGGGTATTTACACGTTGTATTTCTCCCTGCTGTGGGATGTCATGCATGCCGGGTTGTTCTTTTTTATACTGGCTGTATCTTTCTGGTTGCTGGGGCGTAAAGCAGAGAGGGTATGGAACTTGGAATTTCTGCGTGACCCGAAGAAACCGAATGATGATATAAATTAA
- a CDS encoding YqaA family protein encodes MDTLVSLGYWGLFIGSFLASTVIPMSADVLLVGVLALGGNVWGCLAIATVGNWLGGLTSYWIGWLGRWDWIERWFKVKREKLEQQKGHVDRYGVWLALFTWLPIVGDLFAIALGFYRVRPKMSAFYMLVGRFARFLVWVLLYIKYADRFIEWIS; translated from the coding sequence ATGGATACACTGGTAAGTTTAGGATATTGGGGGTTGTTTATCGGTTCTTTTCTGGCGTCGACGGTGATCCCGATGAGTGCCGACGTGTTGTTGGTAGGCGTGTTGGCGTTAGGAGGAAACGTGTGGGGATGCTTGGCGATAGCCACGGTAGGTAATTGGCTGGGAGGATTGACCTCGTACTGGATCGGGTGGCTGGGACGCTGGGACTGGATTGAACGCTGGTTCAAGGTGAAACGGGAAAAGCTGGAGCAACAGAAAGGACACGTGGATCGTTACGGTGTTTGGCTTGCTCTTTTCACGTGGTTGCCGATCGTGGGAGATCTGTTTGCCATTGCCCTCGGATTTTATCGTGTCCGTCCGAAGATGTCCGCTTTCTATATGCTCGTGGGGCGTTTTGCCCGCTTTCTGGTGTGGGTGTTACTGTATATCAAGTACGCTGATCGTTTTATCGAGTGGATCAGTTGA
- a CDS encoding TPM domain-containing protein, with translation MIKRLFILFTVIAGTLLSVHAQDIPEPMTPKRIVNDFTGLFSTQERAALEKKLVNFNNNSSTQIAVVTVPSLNGYDINDYAARLGEKWGIGQKGKDNGIVILIKPKSGREKGEVAISVGYGLEGVVPDVTASRIIRNEIIPAFQADNYYKGIDKATDVLIDLSKGEYTADEYKKKNEGNPFDIVIGFIVFVIILSLIFRKRGGGGYSPGHTSGRGGFFIFPMGGGSSGGFGGFSSGGGSFGGFGGGSFGGGGSSGSW, from the coding sequence ATGATAAAAAGACTCTTCATATTATTCACCGTCATCGCGGGAACCCTGCTCTCCGTTCATGCTCAGGATATTCCGGAACCCATGACCCCGAAACGCATCGTGAACGACTTCACGGGATTATTCAGCACCCAAGAACGGGCAGCGCTGGAAAAGAAACTGGTAAACTTCAACAATAACTCCTCCACCCAAATCGCCGTGGTCACCGTACCTTCACTCAACGGGTACGACATCAACGACTACGCTGCCCGTCTCGGGGAAAAATGGGGTATTGGACAAAAGGGAAAAGACAACGGTATCGTCATTCTGATTAAACCCAAATCCGGAAGAGAAAAAGGAGAAGTGGCCATTTCCGTCGGTTACGGGTTGGAAGGTGTCGTTCCGGACGTGACGGCCTCCCGCATCATCCGTAATGAAATCATTCCCGCTTTTCAGGCAGACAACTACTACAAAGGTATTGACAAAGCCACAGACGTGCTGATCGACTTGTCAAAAGGCGAATACACCGCGGACGAGTACAAGAAAAAGAATGAAGGCAATCCCTTCGACATCGTGATCGGGTTCATTGTTTTCGTGATCATCCTGTCACTCATATTCCGGAAACGGGGCGGCGGTGGTTACTCACCCGGTCACACCTCCGGTCGCGGCGGATTCTTCATCTTCCCCATGGGTGGCGGCAGTAGCGGTGGATTCGGAGGATTCAGCAGTGGTGGCGGGTCATTTGGTGGATTCGGCGGTGGTTCATTCGGTGGCGGTGGTTCCAGTGGTAGCTGGTAA
- a CDS encoding TPM domain-containing protein encodes MSPEKAFTQQQKDAMVAAIKQAEKDTSGEIRVHIENRSKIDVLDRAADVFAHLNMHKTAQRNGVLIYVALLDHKSAILGDAGINAKVPADFWDSIMKNMVAKFKEGKITEGICEAVISAGEQLKAYFPYQADDVNELPDEISFQ; translated from the coding sequence ATGTCTCCCGAAAAAGCCTTTACCCAACAACAAAAAGACGCCATGGTAGCCGCTATCAAGCAAGCGGAAAAAGACACGTCCGGGGAAATCCGGGTACATATCGAAAACCGTAGTAAAATAGACGTACTTGACCGGGCTGCCGACGTTTTTGCCCACTTAAATATGCACAAAACGGCACAAAGAAACGGGGTACTGATCTACGTGGCCTTACTCGACCACAAATCCGCAATCCTGGGAGATGCCGGGATTAACGCCAAAGTACCCGCAGACTTTTGGGATTCAATCATGAAAAACATGGTTGCAAAATTCAAGGAAGGCAAGATCACGGAAGGTATCTGCGAGGCTGTCATCTCTGCCGGGGAACAACTGAAAGCGTACTTCCCCTACCAGGCTGACGACGTGAACGAACTTCCCGACGAAATTTCCTTTCAGTAA
- a CDS encoding LemA family protein yields MKKSYIVIGVIIVIVIGIFMWFKGSYNQMVTRSENVSSQWSNVENQYQRRLDLIPNLVNTVKGYAEHEQNTLTQVVEARAKATQMRVNFDQLDEQTIQKFNNMQGELSSALSRLMAISEQYPDLKANENFRDLQAQLEGTENRIAVERRKFNEEVKGYNAYIRSFPKNIIAGMFGFLPKPYFEAAAGAEKVPEVKF; encoded by the coding sequence ATGAAAAAGAGTTATATTGTAATAGGAGTAATTATCGTCATCGTGATTGGAATCTTCATGTGGTTTAAAGGAAGTTACAATCAGATGGTAACCCGGAGTGAGAATGTATCCTCCCAATGGTCGAACGTGGAAAATCAATACCAACGTCGTCTGGACCTGATCCCGAACCTCGTGAACACGGTGAAAGGCTACGCGGAGCATGAACAGAACACGTTGACCCAAGTTGTGGAGGCCCGTGCAAAAGCCACGCAAATGCGGGTAAACTTTGATCAACTGGACGAGCAAACTATCCAGAAATTCAATAATATGCAAGGCGAACTTTCCTCTGCCCTCTCCCGTTTGATGGCGATTTCCGAGCAATACCCGGACTTGAAAGCCAATGAGAACTTCCGTGACTTGCAAGCCCAACTGGAAGGAACAGAAAACCGAATTGCCGTTGAAAGACGCAAATTCAACGAGGAAGTGAAAGGTTATAACGCCTACATTCGTTCATTCCCCAAAAACATCATCGCCGGGATGTTCGGTTTCCTCCCGAAACCTTACTTTGAGGCTGCCGCCGGTGCAGAAAAAGTTCCGGAAGTTAAATTTTAA